From a region of the Candidatus Omnitrophota bacterium genome:
- a CDS encoding ammonium transporter produces the protein MLIKLKKLSLMFSIGIVLLGLSFSAFAEEATSASNAVSIDTVWVLVAAFLVFFMQAGFAMVETGFTRAKNACNIMMKNLMDFSVGSITYWAVGFGIMFGTSTFGLFGKDGFFLSAANPATADGLWQFAFWMFQVVFAATAATIVSGAMAERTKFSGYLWYSVFITAIIYPVAGHWIWGGGWLSAKGMIDFAGSTVVHSVGGWAALAGAMMLGPRLGKYNKDGSSNAIPGHSIPLAALGVFILWFGWFGFNAGSTTAGTDLSIAVIAVTTNLAAAAGATAAMFTAWIRFGKPDTSMALNGALAGLVAITAPCANVSPLSAIIIGAIGGILVVLSVEFIDKVLHIDDPVGAVSVHGVCGAWGTLSAGLFAQKSYGGVDGLFFGGGIGQFITQLIGVVSVFAWVFGTALILFKIVKATIGLRVSKEEELKGLDIDEHGMEAYSGFQIFTTQ, from the coding sequence ATGTTAATAAAACTAAAAAAATTATCATTAATGTTTAGTATCGGTATTGTGCTATTGGGGTTGAGCTTCTCGGCTTTTGCTGAGGAGGCAACTTCAGCCAGCAACGCTGTTTCTATTGATACAGTATGGGTTTTGGTCGCAGCATTCTTGGTATTTTTTATGCAAGCCGGCTTTGCCATGGTTGAGACCGGTTTTACCCGGGCCAAAAATGCTTGTAACATTATGATGAAGAACCTTATGGATTTTTCAGTTGGTTCAATTACCTATTGGGCTGTTGGCTTTGGCATAATGTTTGGAACCAGTACTTTTGGCCTTTTTGGCAAAGACGGATTTTTTTTGAGTGCAGCTAATCCGGCTACTGCTGATGGTTTGTGGCAATTTGCTTTTTGGATGTTTCAAGTAGTGTTTGCCGCTACCGCGGCCACAATAGTTTCCGGAGCTATGGCTGAAAGAACAAAGTTCAGCGGTTATCTTTGGTACAGTGTTTTTATTACGGCCATAATTTATCCGGTTGCCGGACATTGGATTTGGGGTGGTGGCTGGTTATCAGCTAAGGGAATGATTGACTTTGCTGGTTCAACTGTGGTTCATTCGGTCGGCGGTTGGGCAGCTTTAGCCGGAGCAATGATGCTTGGCCCTAGACTTGGCAAATATAATAAAGATGGTTCATCAAATGCTATTCCTGGTCATAGTATCCCTTTGGCAGCTTTGGGTGTGTTTATTCTTTGGTTTGGATGGTTTGGATTTAATGCCGGAAGCACAACTGCGGGGACAGATTTAAGTATTGCTGTAATTGCGGTAACTACAAATTTAGCAGCTGCAGCCGGAGCTACTGCAGCTATGTTTACGGCTTGGATAAGATTTGGTAAGCCGGATACTAGCATGGCTTTAAATGGTGCACTTGCTGGATTGGTAGCGATAACTGCTCCTTGTGCTAACGTTTCACCCTTAAGCGCAATCATAATTGGCGCTATCGGCGGCATTCTTGTTGTGTTGAGTGTTGAATTTATAGACAAGGTGCTTCATATCGATGATCCGGTCGGCGCCGTATCGGTTCATGGTGTGTGTGGCGCTTGGGGGACACTGTCTGCAGGATTATTTGCCCAAAAATCTTATGGTGGAGTTGATGGTTTATTTTTTGGTGGGGGTATAGGCCAATTTATTACTCAGCTAATTGGTGTTGTGTCGGTGTTTGCTTGGGTGTTTGGTACAGCTTTGATCCTTTTTAAAATAGTTAAAGCTACTATAGGCTTAAGAGTATCCAAAGAAGAAGAGTTAAAAGGTTTAGATATCGATGAGCATGGTATGGAAGCATACTCAGGGTTTCAAATTTTTACTACTCAATAA
- the gdhA gene encoding NADP-specific glutamate dehydrogenase, whose protein sequence is MPQEFMKKIVETHAGEKEFHQAVHEVVASVMPFVRENPKYLDAKILDRMVEPERLIIFRVPWVDDKGEVQVNRGYRIEMSSAIGPYKGGLRFHPSVNLSILKFLAFEQVFKNSLTTLPMGGGKGGSNFDPKGKSDNEVMKFCQSFMTELSRHIGPDTDVPAGDIGVGGREIGFMYGQYKRLRNEFTGVLTGKALGWGGSLIRPEATGYGCVYFVQEMLKTKGESLSGKICTVSGSGNVAQYTVEKVNQLGGKCVTLSDSGGTVYDPEGISPEKLAYVMELKNVKRGRIKEYAAKYNCQYLEGKRPWNTKCDVAFPSATQNEIDKDDAEALVKNGCIAVGEGANMPSTPDAVKVFLKAKILYGPGKAANAGGVAVSGLEMSQNSQRLSWTREEVDQKLQSIMVSIHESCVKYGKKDGFTNYVNGANIAGFVKVADAMLDQGVV, encoded by the coding sequence ATGCCGCAGGAATTCATGAAAAAAATAGTTGAAACTCATGCTGGCGAAAAGGAGTTCCATCAAGCTGTTCATGAGGTAGTAGCTTCGGTTATGCCTTTTGTGCGGGAAAACCCAAAATATTTAGATGCGAAGATTTTAGACCGGATGGTTGAACCAGAAAGGTTAATAATTTTTCGGGTTCCTTGGGTTGACGATAAAGGTGAAGTTCAGGTTAATAGAGGTTACCGGATTGAGATGAGCAGTGCAATTGGTCCCTATAAAGGGGGGTTGCGTTTTCATCCGAGTGTTAACTTAAGCATTTTGAAATTTTTGGCCTTTGAGCAGGTTTTTAAGAATAGTTTAACTACTCTTCCGATGGGCGGAGGAAAAGGTGGCTCTAACTTTGATCCTAAGGGCAAGTCGGATAATGAAGTAATGAAATTCTGCCAGAGTTTTATGACCGAGCTTTCGCGACATATCGGACCAGATACTGACGTTCCAGCCGGAGATATCGGCGTAGGCGGTCGGGAAATCGGATTCATGTACGGTCAATACAAAAGACTACGTAACGAATTTACCGGAGTTCTTACTGGAAAAGCCCTAGGTTGGGGCGGAAGCTTAATTAGGCCCGAGGCTACTGGTTATGGTTGTGTATATTTTGTTCAGGAAATGCTTAAGACTAAAGGCGAATCTCTATCGGGAAAAATCTGTACAGTTTCTGGTTCAGGAAATGTAGCCCAATACACTGTTGAAAAAGTAAATCAACTTGGAGGAAAATGTGTTACTTTATCTGATTCGGGCGGTACAGTTTATGATCCTGAAGGTATAAGCCCTGAAAAGTTAGCCTATGTTATGGAACTTAAAAATGTAAAGCGAGGAAGAATTAAAGAATACGCTGCTAAATATAATTGTCAATACTTAGAAGGGAAACGTCCTTGGAACACAAAGTGTGATGTGGCTTTTCCTAGCGCAACTCAAAATGAGATAGATAAGGATGATGCTGAAGCACTAGTTAAAAACGGCTGTATAGCTGTTGGTGAAGGAGCAAATATGCCTAGCACACCGGATGCGGTAAAAGTATTCCTCAAGGCCAAGATTCTTTATGGCCCAGGAAAAGCTGCAAATGCCGGCGGAGTTGCCGTTAGTGGCCTAGAGATGTCACAGAATAGTCAGCGATTATCTTGGACTAGAGAGGAAGTTGATCAGAAGCTTCAATCGATTATGGTAAGTATCCATGAATCTTGCGTAAAGTACGGTAAGAAAGATGGTTTTACCAACTATGTGAATGGTGCAAATATCGCTGGATTTGTGAAAGTAGCCGATGCTATGCTTGACCAAGGCGTAGTGTAG
- a CDS encoding sigma-70 family RNA polymerase sigma factor has product MDFRILLEKITPSLRFVARKHLLRGFYSEEDLYQEMCLYLWENYSNGLPIGINQAYVIKGCEFHLQNFLRKGRPKANISSLDKLISPNGQTLGDILKDEKADFIPNIDHNLTIDEINSLGLTDKDKSVLSYLLKGYTVREIAKELDCSHVMIIKHKKKIVQKWKNKGYQR; this is encoded by the coding sequence ATGGACTTTAGGATATTATTAGAAAAAATAACTCCCAGCTTAAGATTTGTTGCACGCAAGCATTTGCTGCGTGGTTTTTATAGTGAGGAAGATCTATACCAAGAGATGTGTCTTTATCTTTGGGAAAATTATTCTAATGGGTTGCCGATCGGCATTAATCAAGCCTATGTAATTAAGGGCTGTGAGTTTCATCTACAGAATTTCTTAAGAAAAGGTAGGCCTAAGGCGAATATTTCAAGCTTGGATAAGTTAATTTCTCCTAATGGACAAACCTTGGGCGATATTCTTAAGGATGAAAAAGCCGACTTTATACCAAATATAGATCATAATCTTACGATTGATGAAATTAATAGTTTAGGTTTAACTGATAAGGATAAATCGGTTTTGTCTTATTTGTTGAAAGGATATACTGTTCGTGAAATAGCCAAAGAGCTTGATTGTTCTCATGTTATGATTATTAAGCATAAAAAGAAAATAGTTCAAAAATGGAAAAATAAAGGTTACCAAAGATAG
- a CDS encoding P-II family nitrogen regulator gives MKLVIAMIQPHKLSDVKQALFDADVHKMTVSNALGCGQQKGYTETYRGVIHEVNLLKKVRLEIAVNKDFVEPTVKAIIKGAKTGTIGDGKIFVLDLPECIRIRTGERGSDAIG, from the coding sequence ATGAAGTTAGTAATTGCAATGATTCAGCCGCATAAATTATCAGATGTTAAACAGGCTCTCTTTGATGCCGATGTTCACAAGATGACTGTTTCTAATGCTTTAGGTTGTGGTCAGCAGAAAGGCTACACCGAAACCTATAGGGGCGTCATCCATGAGGTTAATCTTTTAAAAAAAGTGCGTCTTGAAATAGCCGTAAATAAGGATTTTGTCGAACCTACGGTTAAAGCGATAATTAAAGGGGCTAAAACCGGTACAATCGGTGATGGCAAGATATTTGTATTAGATTTACCGGAGTGCATTAGAATAAGGACCGGAGAGCGAGGAAGTGATGCTATAGGGTAA
- a CDS encoding ammonium transporter produces MKIKKIKKLVSAVLFLGVISSVALGSVFADENTAYATVAGIDTLWVMIAAFMVFIMQAGFGMLEAGLIRAKNTCNVLMNNFLDFCMASVGFFIFGYAIMFGAGNGFMGFKGWFMVNAAHDGHLPLYAAWFFHAVFCGAAATIVAGGVAERMKFKAYLIYSFLISATVYPIIGHWIWGGGWLSNLNFADFAGSSVVHAVGGTAALMGTIVLRPRIGKFNKDGSANAIEGHSMTLASLGTLILWFAWFGFNPGSTLSVGDGSQIAHVAVTTNMAAVAGALSAMFFNWKKFGKPDLTMTMNGALAGLVAITAPCAFVTPLEAMIIGAIGGIIVVVGTVFLDKIRVDDPVGAVPVHMMNGVWGTLAVGIFGHKSLGLARDGLIHGGGIAQLGVQALGVLAVVSFVSVVMFTVFKLIDRFIGLRVSREEELKGLDITQHGMETYSGFEIFTTK; encoded by the coding sequence ATGAAGATAAAAAAAATTAAAAAGTTAGTTTCGGCGGTATTATTTTTAGGAGTAATTAGTTCCGTGGCTTTAGGGTCGGTTTTTGCCGATGAGAATACGGCTTACGCTACGGTAGCTGGAATTGATACTCTTTGGGTTATGATTGCAGCCTTCATGGTTTTTATCATGCAGGCTGGATTTGGTATGTTGGAAGCGGGGTTAATTAGGGCTAAAAATACTTGTAATGTGTTGATGAATAACTTTTTAGATTTTTGTATGGCTTCTGTGGGATTTTTCATATTTGGTTATGCCATAATGTTTGGCGCCGGAAATGGTTTTATGGGCTTTAAGGGTTGGTTTATGGTTAATGCCGCTCATGATGGACATTTGCCTCTCTATGCGGCTTGGTTTTTTCACGCTGTATTCTGCGGAGCCGCAGCAACTATAGTTGCTGGTGGTGTAGCCGAAAGAATGAAGTTTAAAGCGTATCTTATATATTCATTTTTAATTTCAGCCACAGTTTATCCGATAATTGGCCATTGGATTTGGGGCGGCGGTTGGCTCAGTAATTTAAATTTTGCCGATTTTGCCGGATCGAGCGTAGTTCACGCTGTAGGCGGCACAGCAGCCCTTATGGGGACAATTGTATTGAGGCCGCGTATTGGTAAGTTCAATAAAGATGGATCAGCCAATGCTATTGAGGGGCATTCTATGACTTTAGCATCGTTGGGGACCTTAATTTTATGGTTTGCTTGGTTTGGTTTTAATCCCGGTTCAACTTTGAGTGTTGGCGATGGCAGTCAAATAGCTCATGTTGCTGTTACTACTAATATGGCTGCAGTTGCGGGAGCTTTATCGGCTATGTTTTTTAACTGGAAAAAGTTTGGCAAGCCGGATTTAACTATGACTATGAACGGAGCTTTAGCCGGTTTGGTGGCGATAACTGCGCCTTGTGCCTTTGTAACTCCTTTAGAGGCTATGATTATTGGAGCTATCGGCGGTATTATTGTGGTTGTCGGCACTGTTTTTCTTGATAAGATTAGAGTTGATGATCCGGTGGGAGCGGTTCCGGTACATATGATGAATGGTGTTTGGGGTACTTTAGCTGTTGGTATTTTTGGCCATAAATCATTGGGTTTAGCCCGCGATGGTTTGATTCATGGCGGTGGTATTGCTCAGTTAGGCGTTCAGGCTTTGGGTGTTTTAGCCGTCGTCAGTTTTGTGTCAGTTGTGATGTTTACCGTGTTTAAGCTGATTGACCGGTTTATCGGCTTGAGAGTATCCAGGGAAGAAGAGTTAAAGGGTTTAGATATCACCCAGCATGGCATGGAGACTTATTCTGGATTTGAAATATTTACTACTAAATAA